The Cydia strobilella chromosome 5, ilCydStro3.1, whole genome shotgun sequence region TGCAGGCCCAAACGCTGGCGGCAAGTCCTCCTCATCCGGCAAATCCAAATCCATCGGCTCATCCTTGACTTTGACTTGCGACCTCGACAGATTATTAGCATCTTGCGACCCTAAACGAAACCAACACAACAAATTAGTAAAACGATAACGACACTTAAAAGTAGCCGCCGTAAAGCCAGGGTTTTGACGTAATTATGCTCGCGAGGCAAGTGTCTGAAGTAATTTCCGTCATATaattccaaatttcaacaattaaaaattgacaattcgccaacaaaatttgaattttttcaaattttgaaCAGCTTAGGACGCAGTATTCGAAAATATAAGGCACAACCACAAAGACTTCGCTAGTGCAGTATCGTATAAGAGTAATcgaatattgaattatttttaatatacattaggCGTTTAAATAGAAAGGTAAAATCaccaaaaatacaaataaaacttactTTCCGATTTATCCGCCATATTGATATAaagtaattttgatttgaaGATGAATGAAAGCGCCAAGTGTTGATTATGGTATTACTGTTCGAGCTCTTCAATGTTGACACATTTTGAGCGTATTTTACTTGAAATATATTGCAttgttgttgataattttattaatttatccttagtgaattaaatattttttcagtgAAACCTTTTCTAACAATTTGTCAAAAAAGAGATTATATTATTACGATTCTACAAATCTACATTTTCTGAAATGTGTTACTTTTGTAGTGCTTTTGTAATGAATCAGCAGTTTACCAACATGGTACCCACCAAATACTAACAGTACCATTACCAACATTGTGATATTAATTGACGCGTAGGAAACAGACTAAAGCCTATTATATTACAAGGTAGGCAACGAGGCATCCAACGGTCCTAATAGTCATGTCATAACAcatcatcgcaccgcaccaaggtcattatgcgacgcacccataagtaagagcgagaaagagatatcgctttcgtGCTCTTACTcatggatgcgtcgcacaatgaccttggtgcggtgcgacggtgtgttaccACTTTAAAGTCCGTTTACATCTTTGGTTTACATTCGCGTGCGAGCCACGAGCCGAGCCGCGAGACGTGAGTGTAAACGGTTGGCTCGGCTCGCGTGGAGGAGCGGTTTTTTCGGCACGATACGAGTCAAAGGGGCTCGGCGCTTGCTGTTTACATTCGCGTCCGGCAGTCATTCGGTTACGAACTTTATACCATGCCGTTTGtgtataaaattgttttttttttattttattgattagcTCGACGAGCTTACCAGCTGTGGCCGAGACATGAGGCGAGAGTGTAATCATTAGCTCGACGTGCTTACGAGCTCCAGGCGAGCCGCGAGCCGAGCCACGAGGCGCGAATGTAAACGGCTGTAAgacataatattatacatattatatttcaaGTGACGATATTATCttagttttaagtacatatattatgttaataacccataacttgcatgtttggttgaactgtaaatgtaaatgccaatgtcaattaatttagttaagaagtaatgtacctagttaggtacattagtaaactattaacctacatattttatgtttaataatgttttgtgaagttaaataaattttctctctctctctctctctctctctctctctaaatTAAGTtgggtaataaataaatagtaataaatattataattctaCTCTTTTGCATCTGACTACTGCGACCATGATAGTTTCCGTGGCAAATCATGGTAAAATAAATGAAGTTATATTATTGCCTCGCAAGGATGATCTTGGACCGTCGGATGCGTTGTTGGCAGCCTTGTTGACGCATAATTTTATTGACGGCACGGCACTGGCAACAAGTCACAGACGAAGGTGACCTTGGTCGGAAGCCTCGTTTCGGACCGCATAGTAGGCGCATAATACGCGTTTTATGTTATCTGTGCTACAACTTCTACATGATAGCTACATGTCAACATGTCATGTCATCTCTATGTCATTGTCAATTGTCAAAGTTTTCGTACACATTACACTGTGCGAATCGAGTGCAAAAGTTTTGAACTAATTCACAGATCCGAATTTAATAATCACAATTAATCATTTTCGCTTAAAGAAACTTGTGTAAACCAAGGAAATGAATTGCAGACAATTTTTACTCTGTTTTTTAATATGCCTGGCTTTGCTTAAGGAAGTTAAATGTAAGTTCTTTTGTCATTATGTGTAGGATATGTTTTCAAGGTAAAGTGAGAGTAGAAGTTTTACCTGCGCCCAAGCGCTGGATTTAGCAATAGTTCATACGCGCGTATTGTATCATCAGCAGCCTAATTATTCGACTAAGAGGGTATGAAACCACTTTAAATGGTGACTTAGACAATAATTTCGTGTTTGAAAACCGGATTTCTTAATTACACTAACGTTTTATATAATGGTCAATTAAAGTGAAAACTCATGATTTTGTAAACAACGTAGCAGCTCCATAATATTATACTCATTATTTTTTGTCAtcttagtgtattttttgaGAGATTAATAAATATGCTGCTTTATGTACTGAAAATAAGGAAGAgatgttaaaattattacatttttaaacataaatgttGTATATTTCAGGCTTACACAAAAGATGTGTTAAATGTCGGTCAAGAGGAGAGTTAGGCAGCTGCGGAGACCCAGTTGTAGTGAATACAACAGATCCATACTCGCAACTTGGCATACATGTCGTGGCCTGCCCCTCGGGCTGGTGCGGGAAAATGATAGAAGGCACTGAAGGAGCATTTCGGACAGATGGTACGTTTACATAATTACTCTCAATTACTTTTGCAAGGTGTAGaaaataaagcaaataaaagttgtgcgagtacctacttataaaacaGCATTACCCTATTattaattactagcttttgcccgcgacttcgtctgcgtggacttagtaacagcagctaaagtaagtatagcgcctggaaaaattgtcatagcaattattcaatttgagcatatgctcaaattgaataattaccTATGCAcgcaaattagcaggcacttcattaattatctcaattccaccgcgcttttctctttcttaagggatgattttcgggataaaaactatcctatgtccttctcagggactcaacctatctcacacctatctctatgccaaatttcatctaagtctattcagcggtttaagcgtgaagagggaacacacagacagacagacagactttcgcatttataatattagtatggattgctaTGCATGAGATTATTGTGTCTATTTGAGTTATTTTTCTAAACAACGTGAATTACAATAGTTCCcgttatttaatgataaaaGTCTGAGCTACTTGGAGAGTAACAGAGGGTGTTGCGAAGAAAAtaggtgcaatatgcaataataataataagcccgcagggcagcttgtggcgagctgttggggagtgacaatcccacggacccgagtgctccagagagtcggtcagggtctccgtctccggcgtgtcttcgtcggtcggagtggaccccaaggggacccgcaggagtctcagctctggcttgccttcattggatgtccagaggggagtcgtaagagctatatgctccaggggtggaagtgttaaagggcataatgccgcgagtaacttcggagaaagcgcagcacacctctcgacacccctgagccgctcacgccagtgttgcgcctggccgtctttacgatggcgcatcaggtgcccatctaacgagtggcgagtcacttctttgcaatagcccagtcttttttccacccaaacttaaaccatagaccagtactctgtccatattctctacaatagcttccaatgcctgctgataccggttcacgggtatctattgatgtacccatgaatgggttccagcaggcgttctacatgacatcaaatctctccaaacggcctctacgtgttggatctatatccccacgcacgccttataaatgaccgggatcgaaagacccgagagttttaaaacggagatacacataataataataataaccccaTCGTTTGCATTTATCCCGGTCAACCTTACAATAAGAATAattgttactaaactaaaaattctttaaataatttcacggtttagactcacttgttttagtcactcgcgcgacatgtttcggagagcctaagtctcctttctcaagcactaatagtgggAGCAGCGttaaatgttagtatgtctcacaacagtttaaattcaattaaaaattctcTATTACAGTCAAATTTACCGATACATTTTACCATTCAGTCTTTGGTGCATTCCCTGGGTTAGTCTGCTGTAGGGTTACACAAAAACATATGAATATGGGTTCCGGGTTCATGTCGTATTCGTTCACTGTGCAGGTGGCGCGCCTTTGGaagggacttccttttaacataaaaaatgcgccaaataagttcgcgttcaaaaaatccttacgtgctttctatgctagcggaaagaaagtttcttagtgtatttttattagtttcataatgagtctcgtcgttatttatatatatattatatatagtatatatgtatattatatttctatatatgtgattatatgttatttttattttatttttgcagttgtatttgtagcaccgcccacaatttctctgcttagccttaaggttgactggtagagaatgccttatggcattaagtccgccttttgtactgtaaggttttcttttgtgcaataaagattaaataaataaataaatatgattgcTGGGGAATATCTGTAGATTCGTGTACTCCTGTTTGAGAAACACTAATGTAATCATGCACTGTGTGTAGAGATGCAACGAATAGTTGTTCGCACGGATACCGGATGTTCAGGTTGaccatcggccgaatattctGCAGGCGGAACTATGTTCGCGCGGACTCATTTCTAGGTTCGAAATGAGTGGCCGTGCTAGTGAGTGGAATATtaacatttgttttaaaataataaacgagtacgattatttatttatttatttaatctttattgcacaaaagaaaatacaatcgtacaaaaggcggacttaatgctttgaggcattctctaccagtcaaccttcgggcaaagcagagaatttgtatgcggtgcaacatagtgattacatatatacaagtatagttaaataatgcataggcatagacatacatacatatatctgtatatataatattccgATTCTGACCGATTATGACCGTGACCGTTTCTTAAATCTAAtttgtttactccgaaatcaagcaaagttactatccggtatccgtcCGGATATTAGgtcactatccggtatccgtcCGGATAATAAAATAAGGGCCGGataggccggataccggatagtaaccgaatatccgaTGCATCTCTAACTGTGTGTCCTGTCCAGTGTTTCTGTGCTCTGCCAATGTAATAGagaaaaataacacttgtacaaTCATTCATTTGATATAGTCTTTATCTTGTTCaaatttgggaacaaatcaaattattttattttattaaacattttgacttgtgttttttttaagtattcacactactatatataaattataaactgtaatagatgtcataataaagaaaaagtgacgaagccctccagtggtgaaggccggat contains the following coding sequences:
- the LOC134741610 gene encoding uncharacterized protein LOC134741610; this translates as MNCRQFLLCFLICLALLKEVKCLHKRCVKCRSRGELGSCGDPVVVNTTDPYSQLGIHVVACPSGWCGKMIEGTEGAFRTDDYGSATERMCLQRPPSDYEERCAYTLWNYKKVYMCFCNGDLCNSAFTTTISYCSIFIAVLVTIFNM